In Halarcobacter bivalviorum, a genomic segment contains:
- a CDS encoding citrate/2-methylcitrate synthase: MSGLAGVTAGQSAICTCGLGNGLNYRGYDIADLALKANFEEVAYLLLVGELPNKAQLKDFTRKIIAGRELPISVKEVLKAIPASSHPMDVMKTATSALGCVEPEAEDFSDQMAKIIRLLGAFPSFLVYWHHWHKNGKEICLKSEETTIAGFILERLKETKPLAVEVKAMNAMLTLYAEHEFNASTFANRITASTLSDIYSCMTTGIGTLKGHLHGGANEVAIKFVLGFDNVDHALKSVDELFARKEKIMGFGHRVYRNVDPRSPVGFELASELKELETSDPKLFDIAKAIRDKVKAEKGLPDNIDFFGGLIYHYMEIERLYYTPLFIMSRAAGWAAHAFEQRANNRIIRPSSEYTGPEPREFVALDDRA; the protein is encoded by the coding sequence ATGAGCGGATTAGCAGGTGTTACAGCTGGACAATCAGCAATTTGTACTTGTGGTTTAGGAAATGGTCTTAACTATAGAGGTTATGATATTGCAGATTTAGCTTTAAAAGCAAACTTTGAAGAGGTAGCATACCTTTTATTAGTTGGTGAATTACCAAATAAAGCACAATTAAAAGACTTCACAAGAAAAATTATTGCAGGAAGAGAATTACCAATTTCTGTTAAAGAAGTATTAAAAGCAATTCCAGCATCTTCACATCCAATGGATGTTATGAAGACTGCAACTTCAGCTTTAGGTTGTGTTGAACCAGAAGCAGAAGATTTCTCTGATCAAATGGCTAAAATCATTAGATTATTAGGAGCATTCCCATCATTTTTAGTGTACTGGCATCACTGGCACAAAAATGGTAAAGAAATTTGTTTAAAATCTGAAGAGACAACTATTGCAGGTTTCATTTTAGAGAGATTAAAAGAGACTAAACCTTTAGCTGTTGAAGTAAAAGCTATGAATGCAATGTTAACTTTATATGCAGAGCATGAATTTAATGCATCTACATTTGCTAACAGAATTACAGCTTCTACATTATCAGATATCTACTCTTGTATGACTACTGGTATTGGTACTTTAAAAGGTCACTTACACGGTGGAGCAAACGAAGTTGCAATTAAATTTGTACTTGGTTTTGATAATGTTGATCACGCACTTAAATCAGTTGATGAATTATTTGCAAGAAAAGAAAAAATCATGGGATTCGGACACAGAGTATATAGAAATGTTGATCCAAGATCTCCTGTAGGATTTGAATTAGCTAGCGAGTTAAAAGAGTTAGAGACTTCTGACCCTAAATTATTTGATATTGCAAAAGCAATTAGAGACAAAGTAAAAGCTGAAAAAGGTTTACCAGATAACATCGATTTCTTCGGTGGATTAATTTACCACTATATGGAAATTGAAAGATTATATTATACTCCATTATTCATTATGTCAAGAGCTGCTGGATGGGCTGCTCACGCATTTGAACAAAGAGCAAACAATAGAATTATCAGACCAAGTTCTGAATATACTGGTCCAGAGCCAAGAGAGTTTGTTGCTTTAGACGATAGAGCGTAA
- the prpB gene encoding methylisocitrate lyase: MSAGKRFREALKEETPLQIVGTINAYQALQATKVGHKAIYLSGGGIANASYGLPDLGMTMIEDVCIDVRRITSICDTPLIVDADTGWGHAFNVARTVKEFIRSGAAGLHIEDQVAAKRCGHRPNKELVSIEEMSDRIRAAVDAKMQLDPDFYIIARTDAHASEGQQAAIDRARAYVEAGADAIFAEAIHTLKEYKEFTDAIDVPVLANITEFGATPMFTTEELASVGIDMVLYPLSAFRAMNKAALNVYQELKEKGTQEGVLDTMQTRMELYDMLGYHDYEKKMDELFAKGKAK; this comes from the coding sequence ATGAGCGCAGGAAAAAGATTTAGAGAAGCTTTAAAAGAAGAAACTCCTTTACAAATTGTAGGTACTATTAATGCTTACCAAGCATTACAAGCTACAAAAGTAGGACACAAAGCTATCTACCTTTCAGGTGGTGGTATTGCAAACGCTTCTTACGGATTACCTGATTTAGGTATGACTATGATTGAGGATGTATGTATTGACGTTAGAAGAATTACTTCTATTTGTGATACTCCATTAATCGTAGATGCTGATACAGGTTGGGGACATGCATTTAACGTTGCAAGAACTGTTAAAGAATTCATTAGATCTGGTGCTGCTGGACTTCACATTGAAGATCAAGTTGCTGCAAAAAGATGTGGTCACAGACCAAATAAAGAATTAGTTTCAATTGAAGAGATGTCTGATAGAATCAGAGCTGCTGTTGATGCTAAAATGCAATTAGACCCAGATTTCTATATTATTGCAAGAACAGATGCACACGCTTCTGAAGGGCAACAAGCTGCAATTGATAGAGCAAGAGCTTATGTTGAAGCTGGAGCAGACGCAATTTTTGCAGAAGCTATTCATACATTAAAAGAATATAAAGAGTTTACTGATGCAATTGATGTACCAGTATTAGCAAATATTACTGAATTTGGTGCAACTCCAATGTTTACTACTGAAGAGTTAGCTTCAGTTGGAATTGATATGGTACTTTACCCATTATCAGCATTTAGAGCAATGAACAAAGCTGCATTAAATGTATACCAAGAATTAAAAGAAAAAGGTACTCAAGAGGGTGTTCTTGATACTATGCAAACAAGAATGGAACTATACGATATGTTAGGTTACCATGATTATGAAAAGAAAATGGACGAATTATTTGCTAAGGGAAAAGCAAAGTAA
- a CDS encoding LysE family translocator, which produces MDFTLYINEFMILMTALLIALIAPGPDFAMVFKQSITYGRRASIFTSIGIGLGSSIHIIYCILGIGLIISKSIILFNIIKFLGAAYLIYLGISSLRSKGFKIDKNNSISDKNMSDFKSFMVGFLCNALNPKATLFFLSMFTVVISIDTPIFIQAIYGLFCVLIATLYFVITSLFLTKDSVRRFFNKFGVWFDRTVGVVLIALGLKIALSK; this is translated from the coding sequence ATGGATTTTACTCTATATATAAATGAGTTTATGATTTTAATGACAGCTTTGCTTATTGCACTAATTGCTCCTGGTCCAGATTTTGCAATGGTGTTTAAACAAAGTATTACATATGGAAGAAGAGCCTCTATTTTTACAAGTATTGGAATAGGTTTAGGAAGTTCTATTCATATTATATATTGCATATTAGGAATAGGGCTTATTATTTCAAAATCAATTATTCTTTTTAATATTATAAAATTTTTAGGGGCTGCATATTTAATCTACCTTGGAATATCAAGTTTGAGGTCAAAAGGTTTCAAAATTGATAAAAATAATAGTATTAGTGATAAAAACATGAGTGATTTTAAATCTTTTATGGTAGGATTTTTATGTAATGCATTAAATCCAAAAGCAACACTATTTTTCCTATCAATGTTTACAGTTGTTATAAGTATTGATACTCCAATTTTTATTCAAGCTATTTATGGACTATTTTGTGTCTTAATAGCAACACTATATTTTGTAATTACTTCACTATTTTTAACTAAAGATAGTGTAAGAAGATTTTTCAATAAGTTTGGAGTTTGGTTTGATAGAACAGTGGGTGTAGTATTAATTGCATTAGGGTTAAAAATAGCACTTAGTAAATAA
- a CDS encoding TetR/AcrR family transcriptional regulator: MSSKDKLLKVTFDEIYENGYYATSVDKILKKAKMNKGSMYHFFKSKKELMLAVIDAHIFDYIDKKYGAILNTQGNYIDAMFEVLNNKESFNFTFGCRLNTLVQELSHQDKDFKVALEKVYTHFEGILEKVFLKAKANNEIEYEDIKGLAVFVVATIEGALSTAKKSQDGMHFETCMKQLKLFFESIRKK, from the coding sequence ATGAGTAGTAAAGATAAATTATTAAAAGTCACTTTTGATGAGATTTATGAAAATGGATATTATGCAACTTCTGTAGATAAAATTTTGAAAAAAGCAAAGATGAATAAAGGAAGTATGTATCACTTTTTTAAATCAAAAAAAGAGTTAATGTTAGCTGTTATAGATGCTCATATTTTTGATTATATTGATAAAAAGTATGGGGCAATTTTGAATACACAAGGTAACTATATTGATGCTATGTTTGAGGTTTTAAACAATAAAGAGTCATTTAACTTTACTTTTGGATGCAGACTAAATACTTTAGTGCAAGAACTTTCACACCAAGATAAAGATTTTAAAGTTGCACTGGAAAAAGTATATACTCACTTTGAAGGTATTTTAGAAAAAGTATTTTTAAAAGCTAAAGCAAATAATGAAATTGAATATGAAGATATCAAAGGTTTAGCAGTATTTGTTGTTGCAACAATTGAAGGTGCTTTGTCAACTGCAAAGAAGTCTCAAGATGGAATGCATTTTGAAACTTGTATGAAACAATTGAAGCTTTTTTTTGAGTCAATTAGAAAAAAGTAA
- the thyA gene encoding thymidylate synthase → MKQYLQLLQHILDKGTLKEDRTGTGTTSVFGYQMRFDLSEGFPLVTTKKTHLKAIISELLWFIEGSTDERRLAEIHYGDKRENIIGKKTVWTANADAQGKDLGYTNTDTIKELGPVYGSQWRSWKGADGKPHDQLTTVINQIKNNPDSRRIILNAWNVAEIENMALPPCHTFFQFYVANGKLSCQLYQRSADVFLGVPFNIASYALLTMMIAQVCDLEVGDFVHTFGDAHIYSNHMEQVNLQLSRTPHKKPTMKINPDIKDINDFKMEDFELVDYVCDEPIKAQMAV, encoded by the coding sequence TTGAAACAATATTTACAACTTTTACAACACATTTTAGACAAGGGAACTCTTAAAGAGGATAGAACTGGTACTGGAACAACTTCTGTTTTTGGTTATCAAATGAGATTTGATTTAAGTGAAGGTTTCCCCCTTGTAACTACAAAAAAGACTCACCTTAAGGCTATTATTTCTGAATTATTATGGTTTATTGAAGGAAGTACAGATGAAAGAAGACTTGCTGAAATTCACTATGGCGATAAAAGAGAAAATATTATTGGTAAAAAGACAGTTTGGACTGCAAATGCAGATGCCCAAGGAAAAGATTTAGGTTATACAAATACAGATACTATAAAAGAACTTGGTCCTGTATATGGCTCTCAATGGAGATCTTGGAAGGGTGCTGATGGAAAACCCCATGACCAACTTACAACTGTAATTAATCAAATTAAAAATAATCCAGATAGCAGAAGAATTATTTTAAATGCTTGGAATGTAGCAGAAATTGAAAACATGGCTCTACCTCCTTGTCATACTTTTTTCCAATTTTATGTAGCAAATGGAAAATTATCTTGTCAACTATATCAAAGAAGTGCAGATGTATTTTTAGGAGTACCTTTTAATATCGCTTCTTATGCACTACTTACAATGATGATTGCACAAGTTTGTGATTTAGAAGTTGGAGATTTTGTACACACTTTTGGTGATGCACATATCTATTCAAATCATATGGAGCAAGTAAACTTACAACTTAGCCGTACTCCACATAAAAAACCAACTATGAAAATCAATCCTGATATTAAAGATATAAATGATTTTAAAATGGAAGATTTTGAATTAGTTGATTATGTCTGTGATGAGCCAATTAAAGCACAAATGGCAGTATAA
- a CDS encoding dihydrofolate reductase, which translates to MKISMIVAYGKNWEIGLNNQMLWHISEDFKNFKTITSGHHILMGRKTFESIGKPLPNRTSLVLSRNDFEQEGVYSFNEIQKALDFARANGEEELFVIGGANIYETMFDYVDKMYLSEVDFDGEADAFLKEIDFSSWDLVEQKEYEEIKEGDKVKSPAWKFKVWVKKD; encoded by the coding sequence ATGAAGATTTCAATGATTGTAGCATATGGAAAAAATTGGGAAATAGGTTTAAATAATCAAATGCTTTGGCATATAAGTGAAGATTTTAAAAACTTTAAAACAATTACTTCAGGTCATCATATCCTAATGGGAAGAAAAACTTTTGAGTCAATTGGAAAACCTCTTCCTAATAGAACTTCACTTGTATTAAGTAGAAATGACTTTGAGCAAGAGGGTGTTTACTCTTTTAATGAGATTCAAAAAGCTTTAGATTTTGCAAGGGCAAATGGGGAAGAAGAACTATTTGTAATTGGTGGAGCAAATATTTATGAAACTATGTTTGACTATGTTGATAAAATGTATTTAAGTGAAGTTGATTTTGATGGTGAAGCTGACGCTTTTCTAAAAGAGATTGATTTCTCTTCTTGGGATTTAGTTGAGCAAAAAGAGTATGAAGAGATAAAAGAGGGGGATAAAGTTAAATCACCAGCTTGGAAGTTCAAAGTTTGGGTTAAAAAAGATTAA
- a CDS encoding bile acid:sodium symporter family protein, which produces MLKKITALFPIWAIIFSIIAYLQPSLVIDFKSWIIPLLILIMFCMGITLRVDDFKRVLKKPKIIALTVALQFLIMPLAAFLISKLFNLSDELLVGMVLVGAVSGGTASNVIAYLAKADVALSITMTIVSTLLSIIITPYLTLLYVGQTVPVPALSMLLSILKIVFVPVVVGIILNHFFHKHIEKRDDLFAFLSIVSIVFIIGIIIGLNQSKIATIALPLMLAIMLHNFSGLVSGYYISKAFGYNKKECKTVAIEVGMQNSGLAVVLSMKYFTALSALPGAIFSIWHNISGSIIAGYWAKQDES; this is translated from the coding sequence ATGCTTAAGAAAATAACCGCTCTTTTCCCTATTTGGGCAATTATTTTTTCGATAATTGCCTACTTGCAACCTAGTTTAGTAATTGATTTTAAATCTTGGATTATCCCTTTACTTATTTTAATAATGTTCTGCATGGGAATTACTCTAAGAGTAGATGACTTTAAAAGGGTTTTGAAAAAACCTAAAATTATAGCTTTAACTGTTGCTTTGCAGTTTTTGATTATGCCCCTTGCTGCTTTTCTTATTTCAAAACTTTTTAATCTTTCAGATGAATTGCTTGTGGGTATGGTTTTAGTTGGTGCTGTTTCAGGTGGAACTGCTTCAAATGTAATAGCATATTTAGCAAAAGCAGATGTGGCTTTATCTATTACAATGACTATTGTTTCAACACTTTTATCTATTATTATAACTCCATATTTAACTTTACTTTACGTAGGACAAACTGTACCTGTACCTGCATTAAGTATGCTTTTAAGTATTTTAAAAATAGTATTTGTACCAGTTGTAGTTGGAATTATTTTAAATCACTTTTTCCATAAACATATTGAAAAAAGAGATGACTTATTTGCTTTTTTATCTATTGTTTCTATTGTCTTTATAATAGGGATTATAATAGGTCTTAATCAAAGTAAAATAGCAACTATTGCTTTACCTTTAATGTTAGCAATTATGCTTCATAATTTCTCTGGTTTAGTATCAGGATATTATATTTCTAAAGCTTTTGGATATAACAAAAAAGAGTGTAAAACAGTTGCAATAGAAGTTGGAATGCAAAATTCTGGTTTAGCAGTTGTTTTATCAATGAAATATTTTACAGCTTTAAGCGCACTTCCTGGAGCAATTTTTAGTATTTGGCATAATATTTCTGGTTCAATAATTGCCGGATATTGGGCTAAACAAGATGAAAGTTAA
- a CDS encoding amino acid ABC transporter ATP-binding protein: protein MINMNKINKYYDDFHVLKNINFYVKKGEIVVVCGPSGSGKSTLIRCINGLEKIDSGEIIVDEIDCKNEKDLQKIRGEVGMVFQHFNLFPHLTILENITLAPSLVKNVKKDEAEKIALELLDKVKLKDKANSYPADLSGGQKQRVAIARSLAMKPKVILFDEPTSALDPETIGDVLAVMKDLAKENFTLVCVTHEMGFAKEVGDRIVFMDHGVIVEENTPNEFFAHPKSERAKKFLKEILTH, encoded by the coding sequence ATTATTAATATGAATAAAATCAATAAATATTATGATGATTTTCACGTTTTAAAAAATATTAATTTTTATGTAAAAAAAGGTGAAATCGTTGTAGTTTGTGGACCTAGTGGTTCAGGAAAGTCAACTTTAATTAGATGTATTAATGGCTTAGAAAAGATAGATAGTGGTGAAATAATTGTAGATGAAATAGATTGTAAAAACGAAAAAGATTTACAAAAAATTAGAGGTGAAGTTGGAATGGTTTTTCAACACTTTAATCTATTCCCTCATTTAACTATTTTAGAAAATATCACATTAGCACCATCTTTAGTAAAAAATGTAAAAAAAGATGAAGCAGAAAAAATTGCTTTAGAATTACTTGATAAAGTAAAACTAAAAGATAAAGCAAATTCATATCCAGCTGATTTAAGTGGTGGACAAAAACAAAGAGTTGCAATTGCAAGAAGTTTAGCAATGAAACCAAAAGTTATACTTTTTGATGAACCTACATCTGCTCTTGACCCAGAAACAATTGGTGATGTACTTGCCGTAATGAAAGATTTAGCAAAAGAGAACTTTACTTTAGTTTGTGTAACACATGAAATGGGGTTTGCAAAAGAAGTAGGGGATAGAATAGTTTTTATGGATCATGGAGTAATCGTTGAAGAGAATACTCCAAATGAATTTTTTGCACACCCAAAAAGTGAGAGAGCAAAAAAGTTTTTAAAAGAAATTCTTACACATTAA
- a CDS encoding transporter substrate-binding domain-containing protein, giving the protein MKKLVLALMVFATINLLADDINLWKKSTLNEILKRGELRACLDPGYMPFEMKDKKGRIIGYDIDFGKKMAKEMGVKFTPVSTAWDGIIAALITGKCDIIMSAMTITQQRNLKINFADPYVVIGQTVLIDKNLEGKIKEAKDLDKPGYTIVTKLGVTGEIVARKFFQNAKVITFETEADAAAEVLNGKAHAFIYDQPYNILFMTDKGKGKLVHLDTPLTYEPLGWAIRKGDPDFLNWLNNFLRQTKEDKLVDFHGKLNKKWLQDTDWLKRVQ; this is encoded by the coding sequence GTGAAAAAATTAGTATTGGCTTTAATGGTATTTGCAACTATAAATTTACTTGCAGATGATATTAACCTTTGGAAGAAGTCTACATTAAATGAGATTTTAAAAAGAGGTGAGTTAAGAGCATGTTTAGACCCAGGTTATATGCCTTTTGAAATGAAAGACAAAAAAGGTAGAATTATCGGTTATGATATTGACTTTGGTAAAAAAATGGCAAAAGAGATGGGTGTTAAATTTACACCAGTTTCAACAGCTTGGGATGGAATTATTGCAGCATTAATTACTGGAAAATGTGATATTATCATGTCTGCTATGACAATTACTCAACAAAGAAATTTAAAAATTAATTTTGCTGACCCATATGTTGTAATTGGTCAAACAGTTTTAATTGATAAAAATTTAGAAGGTAAAATCAAAGAAGCAAAAGATTTAGATAAACCAGGATATACAATTGTTACTAAACTTGGAGTAACTGGTGAAATCGTTGCTAGAAAATTCTTCCAAAATGCAAAAGTTATTACTTTTGAAACAGAAGCTGATGCAGCTGCTGAAGTATTAAATGGAAAAGCTCATGCATTTATTTATGACCAACCATATAATATTCTGTTTATGACAGATAAAGGTAAAGGTAAATTAGTTCATTTAGATACACCATTAACATATGAGCCATTAGGATGGGCTATTAGAAAAGGTGACCCTGATTTCCTTAACTGGTTAAATAACTTCTTAAGACAAACAAAAGAAGATAAACTTGTAGATTTCCATGGAAAACTAAATAAAAAATGGCTACAAGATACTGACTGGTTAAAAAGAGTTCAATAG
- a CDS encoding amino acid ABC transporter permease: MGRRDQSWAQNKNLGHFIALVFYIAVGYFFYLAAANMNYVWKWNSIPKYFLYEETKNIEASIDGKLVLKEGKYFLEGTDTTVEIKDLDSSFSLEYKVGDEVYQFDTLASKSETKVGPVLQGLWVTLKISFFAAILTFIIGIIVALMKLSSYQFLKDIATVYITLVRGTPLLVQIFLFYFIVANIFELDRFIAGVLALGIFFGAYMAEVLRGAIQSIDKGQFEAASSLGISKTQAMRYIILPQAFKRALPTLVGEMIALVKDSSLVSVIAITDLTKVGKEIVANTFSPFETWIVVALVYLSITSLLSLIGHRLEKRMALKGGMS; the protein is encoded by the coding sequence ATGGGTAGAAGAGATCAATCTTGGGCACAAAATAAAAATTTAGGGCATTTTATTGCCCTAGTTTTTTATATAGCAGTTGGATACTTTTTCTATTTAGCTGCGGCTAATATGAACTATGTATGGAAGTGGAACTCTATTCCTAAATATTTTCTTTATGAAGAGACTAAAAATATTGAGGCTAGCATAGATGGAAAACTAGTATTAAAAGAGGGAAAATACTTTTTAGAAGGGACTGATACTACAGTTGAAATAAAAGATTTAGATAGTAGTTTTTCATTAGAGTATAAAGTAGGGGATGAAGTTTATCAATTTGATACTCTTGCTTCAAAAAGTGAGACTAAAGTAGGACCTGTTTTACAAGGACTTTGGGTAACACTTAAAATCTCTTTCTTTGCTGCAATACTTACTTTTATAATTGGTATAATTGTAGCACTTATGAAGTTATCTTCATATCAGTTTTTAAAAGATATTGCAACAGTTTATATTACTTTAGTTAGAGGGACACCTCTACTTGTACAAATATTTTTATTCTATTTTATTGTTGCAAATATTTTTGAATTAGATAGATTTATTGCTGGAGTTTTAGCTCTTGGTATCTTCTTCGGTGCTTATATGGCTGAAGTTTTAAGAGGTGCAATTCAATCTATTGATAAAGGGCAGTTTGAAGCTGCTAGTTCTTTAGGTATTTCAAAAACACAAGCTATGAGATATATTATTTTACCTCAAGCTTTCAAAAGAGCATTGCCAACTTTAGTTGGAGAGATGATTGCTTTAGTAAAAGATTCATCTTTAGTTTCTGTTATTGCAATTACAGATTTAACTAAAGTAGGTAAAGAGATTGTTGCAAATACATTTTCTCCATTTGAAACATGGATTGTAGTTGCTTTAGTTTATCTGTCAATAACTTCACTTTTAAGTCTTATTGGACATAGACTTGAAAAAAGAATGGCATTAAAAGGTGGAATGAGTTAA
- a CDS encoding MarC family protein: MELLSNFLQQTITIFAIMDPIGISALALSLLSPNITKTQISTIARKSTLTIIIAFFVVLITGDTILKIFGIGENSLKVMGGIILLMMAISMVNGSAKEGKKDDNKSDEELSVIPIGIPIAFGAGLFTTIIIFKHEAETFVDLISITIAFCVNAFLFYLILKNSIYIRKLFGATGQNVVTKLMGLIVGAIAVQFIISGIVSLTKFYLQ, encoded by the coding sequence TTGGAACTTCTATCTAATTTTCTTCAACAAACTATTACTATCTTTGCTATTATGGACCCAATAGGAATTAGTGCATTAGCTCTTTCTTTATTGAGTCCAAATATTACAAAAACACAAATCTCTACTATTGCTAGAAAATCAACTCTTACTATTATTATTGCTTTTTTTGTAGTACTTATTACAGGGGATACTATACTGAAAATTTTTGGTATAGGAGAAAACTCTTTAAAAGTTATGGGTGGAATTATTCTTCTTATGATGGCTATTTCAATGGTAAATGGAAGTGCAAAAGAGGGTAAAAAAGATGATAACAAAAGTGATGAAGAACTTTCTGTTATTCCAATTGGAATTCCTATTGCTTTTGGTGCAGGACTTTTTACAACGATTATTATTTTTAAACATGAAGCAGAGACTTTTGTTGATTTGATTTCTATTACTATTGCTTTTTGTGTAAATGCCTTTTTATTCTATTTAATTTTAAAAAACTCTATTTATATTAGAAAACTTTTTGGTGCTACAGGTCAAAATGTAGTTACAAAACTTATGGGATTAATTGTTGGGGCAATAGCTGTTCAATTTATAATCTCAGGTATTGTTAGTCTTACAAAATTTTACCTACAATGA
- a CDS encoding LysE/ArgO family amino acid transporter: MILDIILKGFVVTISLIVAIGAQNAYILKLGLLRQHVFKAVLFCILSDLLLISLGVLGLGFFIKDNQILINSIAIFGIVFLCFYSFLSFKSALKNESLKIDDEVKTNPLKQVISLLFIFTYLNPHTYLDTILLIGGIGANIEDNLKLYFLLGALLASTTWFVSLGFGARLLIPLFKKPITWKILDISIGILMLLIAYSLIDLIK; encoded by the coding sequence ATGATTTTAGATATTATCTTAAAAGGCTTTGTTGTAACTATCTCTTTAATAGTTGCAATTGGAGCGCAAAATGCTTATATTTTAAAGCTTGGACTTTTAAGACAACATGTTTTTAAAGCAGTTCTTTTTTGTATTCTTTCAGATTTACTTTTAATTTCACTTGGGGTTTTAGGTTTAGGGTTTTTTATAAAAGATAATCAAATCCTAATAAACTCAATTGCAATTTTTGGAATTGTTTTTTTATGTTTTTACTCTTTTTTATCTTTTAAATCTGCACTTAAAAATGAGAGTTTAAAAATTGATGATGAAGTAAAAACAAACCCATTAAAACAAGTAATATCTTTACTTTTTATCTTTACTTATTTAAATCCACACACTTATTTAGACACAATTCTTTTAATAGGTGGAATTGGAGCAAATATAGAGGATAATTTAAAGCTATATTTTCTTTTAGGTGCATTATTAGCTTCAACCACTTGGTTTGTCTCTTTAGGTTTTGGAGCAAGATTATTAATTCCATTATTTAAAAAGCCAATTACTTGGAAGATATTAGATATATCAATTGGTATCTTAATGCTTCTAATAGCATACTCTCTTATCGATTTAATCAAATAA
- a CDS encoding FIST C-terminal domain-containing protein yields the protein MSVTVALLETFEQLENFNFSSKNKYLILCTENTKIDIEILNKKAMEYYGAIFPKLIFKDKIVENGYLIFILKADSHIEFIENMHFYDFKNTTLNNYNTLITIIDGLSEYNVSFLENMFEYTNLNSSIIGGGAGSFKKNRKHLFNKNGFFSDSSIIVMVNNSIDIAVSDGWQVLDGPFVVTSSEGKAIKELDYKSALELYKSIIEKDLNRKLEMEDFYTLMKDYPLGIVKNEDKYILRDPIYVSQDTIYLAGDIENSSVINILKAKQSDLLKSTFETRNKVLQNGAKHLMIFECVSRLEYLSASTYIKELKKLDSNSIKTIFGVISIGEIANSGEDYISLLNKSCVIGGICH from the coding sequence ATGAGTGTAACAGTTGCTCTCTTAGAAACTTTTGAACAATTAGAAAACTTCAACTTCTCTTCAAAAAATAAATATTTAATTTTATGTACAGAAAATACTAAAATAGATATAGAGATATTAAATAAAAAAGCTATGGAATATTATGGTGCTATTTTTCCAAAACTAATTTTTAAAGATAAAATAGTAGAAAATGGATATTTAATTTTTATATTAAAAGCAGATTCTCACATTGAGTTTATAGAGAATATGCACTTTTATGATTTTAAAAATACTACTTTAAATAATTACAATACATTGATTACAATTATTGATGGCCTATCAGAATATAATGTCTCTTTCTTAGAAAATATGTTTGAATATACAAATTTAAACTCTAGTATTATTGGTGGAGGAGCAGGTTCTTTTAAAAAAAATAGAAAACATCTTTTTAATAAAAATGGATTTTTTAGTGATTCTTCTATAATTGTAATGGTAAATAATAGTATAGATATTGCAGTAAGTGATGGTTGGCAAGTATTAGATGGTCCTTTTGTTGTAACCTCTTCAGAAGGGAAAGCTATTAAAGAGCTTGATTACAAAAGTGCATTAGAACTTTATAAAAGCATAATAGAAAAAGATTTAAATAGAAAACTTGAGATGGAAGATTTTTATACACTTATGAAAGATTATCCTCTGGGAATTGTAAAGAATGAGGATAAATATATATTAAGAGATCCTATTTATGTATCACAAGATACTATATATCTTGCAGGAGATATTGAAAATAGTAGTGTAATAAATATCTTAAAAGCAAAACAGAGTGACCTTTTAAAATCAACTTTTGAGACTAGAAATAAAGTTCTACAAAATGGTGCAAAACATCTTATGATATTTGAATGTGTCTCAAGATTAGAGTATTTAAGTGCAAGTACTTATATAAAAGAGTTAAAGAAGTTAGATAGTAACTCTATAAAGACTATCTTTGGAGTAATAAGTATAGGTGAGATAGCAAACTCAGGTGAAGACTATATAAGCCTATTAAATAAAAGTTGTGTAATAGGTGGAATATGTCATTAA